One Cyprinus carpio isolate SPL01 chromosome B25, ASM1834038v1, whole genome shotgun sequence genomic region harbors:
- the LOC109086690 gene encoding tryptophan 5-hydroxylase 1-like isoform X2: MNLGLTLEEKQLNNEMNKSAYPKIEENKDNKTVSTERGRAAVVFSLKNEVGGLVKALKLFQENHVNLVHIESRKSKRRNSEFEIFVDCDSNREQLHEILQLLRKHVNVLEMDAPDNRLPEESEMESMPWFPKKISDLDKCANRVLMYGSDLDADHPGFKDNVYRKRRKYFADLAMSYKHGDPIPRIEFTDEEVKTWGVVFRELNKLYPSHACREYLKNLPLLIKHCDVREDNIPQLEDVSRFLKERTGFTIRPVAGYLSPRDFLAGLAFRVFHCTQYVRHSSDPLYTPEPDTCHELLGHVPLLAEPSFAQFSQEIGLASLGASDDSVQKLATCYFFTVEFGLCKQEGRLRAYGAGLLSSISELKHALSGNARILPFDPNVTSKQECIITTFQDVYFVSDTFEEAKVKMREFAKTIKRPFSVRYNPYTQSVDVLKDTASINNVVEELRHELDIIGDALSRLNMQLGV, from the exons GAGAGAGGCCGGGCTGCTGTTGTGTTCTCCTTGAAGAATGAAGTCGGTGGACTTGTCAAGGCACTAAAACTTTTCCAGG AAAACCACGTCAACCTGGTGCACATCGAATCCAGAAAATCCAAAAGGCGCAACTCAGAGTTCGAGATCTTCGTAGACTGTGACAGCAACCGCGAGCAGCTTCACGAGATCCTTCAGCTGCTGAGGAAACACGTGAACGTGCTCGAGATGGACGCGCCTGACAACCGCCTGCCTGAAGAAAGCG AGATGGAGAGCATGCCATGGTTCCCGAAGAAGATTTCAGATCTGGATAAATGTGCGAACCGCGTGCTGATGTACGGATCAGACCTGGATGCAGATCATCCA GGATTCAAAGACAACGTCTATCGCAAAAGGAGGAAGTATTTCGCAGACTTGGCTATGAGCTACAAACA TGGAGACCCCATTCCCCGTATAGAGTTCACAGACGAGGAGGTGAAAACATGGGGAGTGGTGTTCAGGGAGCTGAATAAACTCTACCCCTCACACGCCTGCCGCGAGTACCTCAAGAACCTGCCCTTGCTCATCAAACACTGTGACGTCCGCGAGGACAACATCCCGCAGCTGGAGGACGTCTCACGCTTCCTCAAAG AGCGCACTGGCTTCACCATCAGGCCTGTGGCTGGGTATCTCTCCCCACGAGACTTCCTGGCAGGTCTGGCCTTCCGTGTGTTTCACTGCACTCAGTATGTGCGACACAGCTCAGACCCCCTCTACACACCCGAGCC AGACACATGTCACGAGCTGCTTGGACATGTCCCTCTTTTGGCCGAGCCCAGCTTTGCTCAGTTCAGTCAGGAGATCGGTCTCGCATCACTAGGAGCATCGGATGACTCTGTACAGAAACTCGCCACT TGTTATTTCTTCACTGTGGAGTTCGGCCTCTGTAAGCAAGAAGGGCGACTGAGAGCTTATGGAGCCGGTCTGCTGTCCTCCATCAGCGAGCTGAAG CATGCACTCTCAGGAAACGCCAGGATCTTGCCCTTTGACCCCAATGTGACAAGCAAACAGGAGTGCATCATCACCACCTTTCAGGATGTCTACTTTGTTTCGGACACCTTCGAGGAAGCAAAAGTCAAAATGAG ggaGTTTGCAAAGACCATCAAGAGGCCCTTCTCAGTGCGCTACAACCCGTACACGCAGAGCGTCGATGTTCTGAAGGACACGGCCAGCATCAACAACGTGGTGGAAGAGCTAAGACATGAGCTGGATATCATTGGAGATGCACTAAGCAGGCTAAACATGCAGTTAGGAGTCTGA
- the LOC109086690 gene encoding tryptophan 5-hydroxylase 1-like isoform X1 has translation MLSGILLSGRRGQGRLLSHMRDKRNMMNKSAYPKIEENKDNKTVSTERGRAAVVFSLKNEVGGLVKALKLFQENHVNLVHIESRKSKRRNSEFEIFVDCDSNREQLHEILQLLRKHVNVLEMDAPDNRLPEESEMESMPWFPKKISDLDKCANRVLMYGSDLDADHPGFKDNVYRKRRKYFADLAMSYKHGDPIPRIEFTDEEVKTWGVVFRELNKLYPSHACREYLKNLPLLIKHCDVREDNIPQLEDVSRFLKERTGFTIRPVAGYLSPRDFLAGLAFRVFHCTQYVRHSSDPLYTPEPDTCHELLGHVPLLAEPSFAQFSQEIGLASLGASDDSVQKLATCYFFTVEFGLCKQEGRLRAYGAGLLSSISELKHALSGNARILPFDPNVTSKQECIITTFQDVYFVSDTFEEAKVKMREFAKTIKRPFSVRYNPYTQSVDVLKDTASINNVVEELRHELDIIGDALSRLNMQLGV, from the exons GAGAGAGGCCGGGCTGCTGTTGTGTTCTCCTTGAAGAATGAAGTCGGTGGACTTGTCAAGGCACTAAAACTTTTCCAGG AAAACCACGTCAACCTGGTGCACATCGAATCCAGAAAATCCAAAAGGCGCAACTCAGAGTTCGAGATCTTCGTAGACTGTGACAGCAACCGCGAGCAGCTTCACGAGATCCTTCAGCTGCTGAGGAAACACGTGAACGTGCTCGAGATGGACGCGCCTGACAACCGCCTGCCTGAAGAAAGCG AGATGGAGAGCATGCCATGGTTCCCGAAGAAGATTTCAGATCTGGATAAATGTGCGAACCGCGTGCTGATGTACGGATCAGACCTGGATGCAGATCATCCA GGATTCAAAGACAACGTCTATCGCAAAAGGAGGAAGTATTTCGCAGACTTGGCTATGAGCTACAAACA TGGAGACCCCATTCCCCGTATAGAGTTCACAGACGAGGAGGTGAAAACATGGGGAGTGGTGTTCAGGGAGCTGAATAAACTCTACCCCTCACACGCCTGCCGCGAGTACCTCAAGAACCTGCCCTTGCTCATCAAACACTGTGACGTCCGCGAGGACAACATCCCGCAGCTGGAGGACGTCTCACGCTTCCTCAAAG AGCGCACTGGCTTCACCATCAGGCCTGTGGCTGGGTATCTCTCCCCACGAGACTTCCTGGCAGGTCTGGCCTTCCGTGTGTTTCACTGCACTCAGTATGTGCGACACAGCTCAGACCCCCTCTACACACCCGAGCC AGACACATGTCACGAGCTGCTTGGACATGTCCCTCTTTTGGCCGAGCCCAGCTTTGCTCAGTTCAGTCAGGAGATCGGTCTCGCATCACTAGGAGCATCGGATGACTCTGTACAGAAACTCGCCACT TGTTATTTCTTCACTGTGGAGTTCGGCCTCTGTAAGCAAGAAGGGCGACTGAGAGCTTATGGAGCCGGTCTGCTGTCCTCCATCAGCGAGCTGAAG CATGCACTCTCAGGAAACGCCAGGATCTTGCCCTTTGACCCCAATGTGACAAGCAAACAGGAGTGCATCATCACCACCTTTCAGGATGTCTACTTTGTTTCGGACACCTTCGAGGAAGCAAAAGTCAAAATGAG ggaGTTTGCAAAGACCATCAAGAGGCCCTTCTCAGTGCGCTACAACCCGTACACGCAGAGCGTCGATGTTCTGAAGGACACGGCCAGCATCAACAACGTGGTGGAAGAGCTAAGACATGAGCTGGATATCATTGGAGATGCACTAAGCAGGCTAAACATGCAGTTAGGAGTCTGA